One genomic region from Aggregicoccus sp. 17bor-14 encodes:
- a CDS encoding VWA domain-containing protein yields MFLPFLYRLRTAGVSVGAQEALALAGALQAGLHDSSLEGFYHVARALLVHSEAQLDLFDAAFLAHFQGAEGAGLQLTRELLDWLKEAKARRDLSEEERALLEHLDAETLERMFEERLREQTERHDGGTRWIGTGGASPFGHGGHAREGFRVGGEKGEHRSALRQAGERRYAAYRDDLVLDTRQLAVALRKLRAFAREGQPDELDVEGSIAATAKNAGELEVVTRPPRRPNTRVVLLMDVGGSMDPYASLVGRLFSVAKAATHFKELRTYYFHNCVYGRLYETPHLTGGTTVPQLIADVGRHHKLILVGDALMAPYELYMTTTAQGHYDRSEGLEGVGWLGQLAGHFERSAWLNPEPPRGWHHPTIQAVRQVFSMFPLTAEGLGEAVSHLTRGRTVKQR; encoded by the coding sequence GTGTTCCTGCCCTTCCTCTACCGGCTGCGGACCGCGGGCGTGAGCGTGGGCGCCCAGGAGGCGCTCGCGCTCGCCGGCGCGCTGCAGGCGGGCCTGCACGACAGCAGCCTCGAGGGCTTCTACCACGTGGCGCGCGCGCTCCTCGTGCACTCGGAGGCCCAGCTGGACCTCTTCGACGCGGCCTTCCTCGCCCACTTCCAGGGCGCCGAGGGCGCGGGCCTGCAGCTCACCCGCGAGCTGCTCGACTGGCTGAAGGAGGCCAAGGCGCGGCGCGACCTGAGCGAGGAGGAGCGCGCGCTGCTCGAGCACCTCGACGCGGAGACGCTGGAGCGGATGTTTGAGGAGCGCTTGCGCGAGCAGACCGAGCGCCACGACGGTGGCACGCGGTGGATCGGCACCGGCGGCGCGAGCCCCTTCGGCCACGGCGGCCACGCGCGCGAGGGCTTCCGGGTGGGCGGGGAGAAGGGCGAGCACCGGAGCGCGCTGCGGCAGGCCGGGGAGCGGCGCTACGCCGCGTACCGCGACGACCTGGTGCTGGACACGCGCCAGCTCGCGGTGGCGCTGCGCAAGCTGCGCGCGTTTGCCCGCGAGGGCCAGCCGGACGAGCTGGACGTGGAGGGGAGCATCGCGGCCACCGCGAAGAACGCGGGCGAGCTGGAGGTGGTGACGCGCCCGCCGCGCCGGCCCAACACGCGCGTGGTGCTCCTGATGGACGTGGGCGGCAGCATGGACCCCTACGCGAGCCTGGTGGGGCGGCTGTTCAGCGTGGCCAAGGCGGCGACCCACTTCAAGGAGCTGCGCACCTACTACTTCCACAACTGCGTGTACGGCCGGCTCTACGAGACGCCGCACCTCACCGGCGGCACCACCGTGCCGCAGTTGATCGCGGACGTGGGGCGCCACCACAAGCTCATCCTCGTGGGGGACGCGCTGATGGCGCCCTACGAGCTGTACATGACCACCACCGCGCAGGGGCACTACGACCGCAGCGAGGGGCTCGAGGGCGTGGGCTGGCTCGGGCAGCTCGCGGGCCACTTCGAGCGCAGCGCGTGGCTCAACCCGGAGCCCCCGCGCGGCTGGCACCACCCGACCATCCAGGCCGTCCGCCAGGTCTTCTCCATGTTCCCGCTCACCGCGGAGGGCCTCGGCGAGGCGGTCTCCCACCTCACGCGAGGCCGCACGGTCAAGCAGAGATAA
- a CDS encoding MoxR family ATPase yields MSSLPARFRGTDTYLSSEGLQAAVNCALVLQRPLLVKGEPGTGKTQLAEAVARSLGARLLTWHVKSTTRAQDGLYVYDTVQRLYDSRFGDGDVRDIRRYIKYGPLGEAFASKERVVLLIDEVDKADLEFPNDLLHELDRMRFRITETDEEVVAHERPVVIITSNNEKELPDAFLRRCVFHFIDFPDVHLMRRIVGVHHPDLDEALAKQALEVFYELRGFTRLRKRPSTSELIDWIAVLRASGVKSLQLEENLPFLGALLKKEQDLIAVGEAFRGGRRNRA; encoded by the coding sequence ATGAGCTCCCTTCCCGCCCGCTTCCGTGGAACCGACACCTACCTGAGCAGTGAGGGCCTGCAGGCGGCCGTCAACTGCGCGCTCGTGCTGCAGCGGCCCCTGCTGGTGAAGGGGGAGCCGGGCACGGGCAAGACGCAGCTCGCGGAGGCCGTGGCCAGGAGCCTCGGCGCGCGGCTGCTCACCTGGCACGTGAAGAGCACCACGCGCGCGCAGGACGGCCTCTACGTCTACGACACCGTGCAGCGCCTCTACGACTCGCGCTTCGGCGACGGGGACGTGCGCGACATCCGCCGCTACATCAAGTACGGCCCGCTCGGGGAGGCCTTCGCCTCGAAGGAGCGCGTGGTGCTGCTCATCGACGAGGTGGACAAGGCGGACCTCGAGTTCCCCAACGACCTGCTCCACGAGCTGGACCGGATGCGCTTCCGCATCACCGAGACGGACGAGGAGGTGGTGGCGCACGAGCGCCCGGTCGTCATCATCACCAGCAACAACGAGAAGGAGCTGCCGGACGCCTTCCTGCGCCGCTGCGTCTTCCACTTCATCGACTTCCCGGACGTGCACCTCATGCGCCGCATCGTGGGCGTGCACCACCCGGACCTGGACGAGGCGCTCGCGAAGCAGGCGCTGGAGGTCTTCTACGAGCTGCGCGGCTTCACCCGGCTGCGCAAGCGCCCCAGCACCAGCGAGCTCATCGACTGGATCGCCGTGCTGCGCGCGAGCGGCGTGAAGAGCCTGCAGCTGGAGGAGAACCTCCCCTTCCTGGGAGCGCTGCTCAAGAAGGAGCAGGACCTCATCGCTGTGGGCGAGGCCTTCCGCGGCGGCCGGCGCAACCGGGCCTGA
- a CDS encoding MaoC family dehydratase, translated as MNTPETTVDLPALPPMGAQLLRTALPRRRARGEGLPQATLRVQGVRPDAAALARYRAVCGFDADGFLPITYPQVLATPLHLALMGRPDFPYPVMGLVHVRNHIRQQRRLPEGAALGVSVHFEARREVAAGVELDLRTRVECEGAPAWEALTTMLRRSLQRGGGKTERKPSPEAGADAFAQSRPAAWRVPADTGRRYGRASGDYNPIHLTALTARPFGFPRAIAHGMWTLARCVAELGEAAQADALTLDVGFRRPLLLPSEVTFQTRREGAAVHFRVSSSEGKPHLQGSLT; from the coding sequence ATGAACACCCCCGAGACCACGGTCGATCTCCCCGCGCTGCCACCCATGGGCGCACAGCTGCTGCGCACCGCGCTCCCCCGCCGCCGCGCACGAGGAGAGGGACTTCCGCAGGCGACGCTGCGGGTGCAGGGCGTGCGCCCGGACGCCGCGGCGCTCGCGCGCTACCGCGCGGTGTGCGGCTTCGACGCGGACGGCTTCCTGCCCATCACCTATCCGCAGGTGCTCGCCACGCCCCTGCACCTCGCGCTGATGGGGCGGCCGGACTTCCCCTATCCGGTGATGGGGCTCGTCCACGTGCGCAACCACATCCGCCAGCAGCGCCGGCTCCCGGAGGGCGCAGCGCTCGGCGTCTCGGTGCACTTCGAGGCCCGGCGCGAGGTGGCGGCCGGCGTGGAGCTGGACCTGCGCACGCGCGTGGAGTGCGAGGGCGCACCCGCCTGGGAGGCGCTCACCACGATGCTGCGCAGGTCTCTCCAGCGCGGCGGCGGCAAGACCGAGCGCAAGCCCTCGCCGGAGGCCGGCGCGGACGCCTTTGCCCAGAGCCGTCCCGCGGCGTGGCGGGTGCCCGCGGACACGGGGCGCCGCTACGGGCGCGCCTCGGGGGACTACAACCCCATCCACCTCACGGCGCTCACCGCGCGGCCCTTCGGCTTCCCGCGCGCCATCGCGCACGGCATGTGGACGCTCGCGCGCTGCGTGGCGGAGCTGGGCGAGGCGGCGCAGGCGGACGCGCTGACGCTGGACGTGGGCTTCCGCCGCCCGCTGCTGCTCCCCTCGGAGGTGACCTTCCAGACGCGTCGCGAGGGCGCTGCGGTGCACTTCCGCGTCTCATCCTCGGAGGGCAAGCCGCACCTGCAAGGAAGCCTCACCTGA